One Bdellovibrio bacteriovorus str. Tiberius DNA segment encodes these proteins:
- a CDS encoding DUF58 domain-containing protein has protein sequence MPFKKRLQSLFKKKKRTYIMPSGFGMAFGAMALTLFFLAVGYANNLIYIFVFFLISVAFTGILLTNKNMDVVQVEGLENEELFSGEEGLLRISLENPSVTPAWDVEAVLGKDKNTLRKTSIKPLSHGDLQIPYRPGKRGWVKLPRITLQSSYPFGLLRAWKYMTSQDSVLVYPARLGEKQFPTDAVAGEGQQATGLFRDHRRFQSADSLSRIDWRASARRQDLLVKNYEEPEKPALHFNWEQTENLSDGEARISQLCLWVDEAERQGFQYSLSIGPQEIKQNKGPHHREECLMLLALAQTEALS, from the coding sequence ATGCCCTTCAAAAAGCGACTCCAGTCCCTGTTTAAGAAAAAGAAAAGAACCTATATTATGCCATCCGGATTCGGCATGGCGTTTGGGGCCATGGCCCTGACGCTGTTCTTTTTGGCGGTGGGGTATGCGAACAATCTGATTTATATTTTCGTGTTCTTTCTGATCTCGGTCGCATTCACCGGGATTCTTCTGACCAATAAAAACATGGATGTCGTGCAGGTCGAGGGACTTGAAAACGAAGAGCTTTTTTCAGGTGAAGAAGGACTGCTGCGAATTTCATTGGAAAACCCATCCGTGACTCCGGCCTGGGATGTGGAAGCAGTGTTGGGTAAAGATAAAAACACCCTTCGTAAAACTTCAATCAAGCCGTTGTCCCACGGGGATCTGCAAATTCCCTATCGCCCCGGCAAACGAGGCTGGGTGAAACTTCCGCGCATCACTTTACAAAGCAGTTATCCCTTTGGACTTTTACGGGCGTGGAAATACATGACCTCTCAGGATTCCGTGTTGGTGTATCCGGCACGTTTGGGTGAAAAACAATTCCCCACCGATGCGGTGGCCGGAGAAGGGCAGCAGGCCACGGGTTTATTTCGTGATCATCGCCGTTTTCAAAGCGCGGATTCACTCAGTCGTATCGACTGGCGCGCCAGTGCGCGCCGGCAGGATCTGCTGGTGAAAAATTATGAAGAGCCTGAAAAACCCGCTTTGCATTTCAACTGGGAGCAGACGGAAAACCTGTCGGACGGTGAGGCCCGCATCAGTCAGTTGTGCCTGTGGGTGGATGAAGCTGAACGACAGGGCTTTCAGTATTCATTAAGTATCGGTCCGCAAGAGATCAAACAAAACAAGGGCCCGCATCACCGTGAAGAGTGTCTGATGTTGCTGGCGCTTGCGCAGACCGAGGCCTTGTCATGA